The proteins below are encoded in one region of Alistipes communis:
- a CDS encoding PHP domain-containing protein, with protein sequence MKKLLFFCAALTATFTATGQHYYTDSANPDITRHSLRIAPQRVEFVLPEVGGYTVYKADLHTHSIYSDGDCTPEFRVREAWYDGLDVLAITEHVEYRRHEGKMLNFLKGYVPEGTEPVNYNIIAKPADEQGIRSDLNFPVKLAQETAAKYGITIIPGAEITREPIAYGHYNALFTTDNNAIYAADALQSLRNAKAQGALVMHNHPGWRRKSLEHPEFEVAAYGEGLIDGIEIMNGGEFYPKAISRAHAKNLFVSANTDIHDSATETYRAQGHRRNMTLIFAKENTLEALREAIEARRTLAYSFGTIAGDEQLLKDLFTASVRTSVLHTDAKGRRTVSLTNNSSVQYVLRLPGQNPFILNPFSTVTTTVAQNRPLRLTVENMWYSEQDHPQIELTL encoded by the coding sequence ATGAAAAAACTTCTCTTCTTCTGCGCTGCCCTGACGGCGACGTTCACCGCGACCGGACAACACTATTACACCGACTCCGCCAATCCCGACATCACGCGCCACTCGCTGCGCATCGCCCCGCAGCGCGTCGAGTTCGTACTGCCCGAAGTAGGCGGCTACACCGTCTACAAGGCCGACCTGCACACCCATTCGATCTACTCGGACGGCGACTGCACGCCCGAATTCCGCGTCCGCGAAGCGTGGTACGACGGTCTGGACGTGCTGGCCATCACCGAACACGTGGAGTACCGCCGCCACGAGGGCAAGATGCTCAACTTCCTCAAAGGTTACGTTCCGGAAGGCACCGAACCTGTCAATTACAACATCATCGCCAAACCGGCCGACGAGCAGGGAATCCGGTCCGACCTGAACTTCCCGGTAAAGCTGGCGCAGGAGACGGCCGCGAAGTACGGCATCACGATCATTCCGGGCGCGGAAATCACCCGCGAACCGATCGCCTACGGCCACTACAACGCGCTTTTCACCACCGACAACAACGCGATCTACGCCGCCGACGCCCTGCAATCGTTGCGCAACGCCAAGGCGCAGGGGGCGCTGGTGATGCACAACCACCCGGGCTGGCGCCGCAAAAGTCTCGAACACCCCGAATTCGAGGTCGCGGCCTACGGCGAAGGGCTGATCGACGGCATCGAGATCATGAACGGCGGCGAGTTCTACCCCAAGGCCATTTCGCGGGCGCACGCCAAAAACCTCTTCGTCTCGGCCAACACCGACATCCACGACTCGGCGACCGAAACCTATCGCGCACAGGGACACCGCCGCAACATGACGCTGATCTTCGCCAAGGAGAACACGCTCGAAGCGCTGCGCGAAGCCATCGAGGCGCGCCGCACGCTGGCCTACTCGTTCGGTACGATCGCCGGCGACGAACAACTGCTGAAAGACCTCTTCACGGCATCGGTGCGCACGAGCGTGCTCCACACCGATGCGAAGGGACGCCGCACGGTGAGCCTGACGAACAACAGCTCGGTGCAGTACGTTCTGCGGCTTCCGGGCCAGAATCCGTTTATCCTCAACCCCTTCTCGACCGTCACGACCACCGTTGCGCAGAACAGGCCGCTGCGCCTGACCGTCGAGAACATGTGGTACTCCGAACAGGACCATCCGCAGATCGAGCTGACGCTGTAA
- a CDS encoding RagB/SusD family nutrient uptake outer membrane protein — translation MKKIILGAALCGLLAAGCSLDKSYLNGPNALTFPASKAEVEAGVFAAYKGLTLIDASSTPFPGIQDNASDIGASRLNAANYNYQQQSKLPTDNAWVEKVYNNIYKTAARANLVLDGIDKVRDLMSEQEYNMYKAELLLTRAYVYEWGCQLYGDIPYIDHVLGLGDSYTRTPRAEVIDKILNEDLKDEMLDFLPLRHNKATYGSTRLGRVGAYGLKARICLNWGFFEEAAKYADKALTLAKDAGYALEPYDTRFCGEDYTKGEPSATNLFGLSGHANSDEWIWALQYNAMISGNQHNAGYYAAPRIAGGCSYFSPTQMFIDAIQCTDGKSIAESPLFDYKEPWKNRDPRLDLFCVRPGSRVLGMQFETNPSVQKIMNYNDKEEGVLVANSEAYGTKSEYGANGSKGPCGYLWRKYLDIEEYRTNNGFGTKSVCTLSYPLMRLAELYLIRAEANIEWAGGDLGVAKADIETIRGRAHMPVLTVSDRNGLRSALRYERMVELCNEGFRWFDIRRWGIAEEVISGTLYAPASDGSMSNAIPTIDENWHVTYKGDTFDGKKINLRKFIDMAFDPMKDYLWPIPESERIALPQITQNPGYAGFAAE, via the coding sequence ATGAAAAAGATCATATTAGGTGCAGCGCTGTGCGGACTCCTCGCCGCAGGCTGCTCGCTCGACAAGAGCTATCTCAACGGCCCGAACGCATTGACCTTCCCCGCATCCAAAGCGGAGGTGGAGGCGGGCGTATTCGCCGCCTACAAGGGTCTGACGCTGATCGACGCCTCCTCGACGCCCTTCCCCGGCATCCAGGACAACGCCAGCGACATCGGCGCATCGCGTCTCAACGCCGCCAACTACAACTACCAGCAGCAGTCGAAACTTCCCACCGACAACGCATGGGTCGAAAAGGTCTACAACAACATCTACAAGACCGCGGCCCGCGCCAACCTCGTGCTCGACGGCATCGACAAGGTGCGCGATCTGATGAGCGAACAGGAGTACAACATGTACAAGGCCGAACTGCTGCTCACGCGCGCCTACGTCTACGAATGGGGCTGCCAGCTCTACGGCGACATTCCCTACATCGATCACGTGCTGGGGCTGGGCGACAGCTATACCCGCACGCCGCGCGCCGAAGTCATCGACAAGATTCTCAACGAGGATCTCAAAGACGAGATGCTCGACTTCCTGCCGCTGCGGCACAACAAGGCGACCTACGGCTCGACCCGTCTGGGCCGCGTGGGCGCCTACGGACTCAAAGCCCGCATCTGCCTGAACTGGGGATTCTTCGAAGAGGCCGCCAAATATGCCGACAAGGCGCTCACGCTGGCCAAGGATGCCGGCTACGCCCTCGAACCCTACGATACGCGCTTCTGCGGCGAAGACTACACCAAGGGCGAACCCAGTGCGACGAACCTCTTCGGCCTGAGCGGCCACGCCAACAGCGACGAATGGATCTGGGCCTTGCAGTACAACGCCATGATATCGGGCAACCAGCACAACGCCGGATACTACGCCGCACCGCGCATCGCCGGAGGCTGCTCTTATTTCAGCCCCACGCAGATGTTCATCGACGCGATCCAGTGCACCGACGGCAAATCGATCGCCGAATCGCCGCTGTTCGACTACAAGGAGCCCTGGAAAAACCGCGATCCCCGTCTCGACCTCTTCTGCGTGCGGCCGGGTTCGCGCGTGCTGGGAATGCAGTTCGAAACCAACCCCTCGGTTCAGAAGATCATGAACTACAACGACAAGGAGGAGGGTGTGCTGGTGGCCAATTCGGAGGCCTACGGCACCAAGTCGGAGTACGGCGCCAACGGATCGAAGGGCCCCTGCGGCTATCTGTGGCGCAAATACCTCGACATCGAGGAGTACAGGACCAACAACGGATTCGGCACCAAGTCGGTCTGCACGCTGAGCTATCCGCTCATGCGTCTGGCCGAATTGTACCTGATCCGCGCCGAGGCCAACATCGAATGGGCGGGCGGCGATCTGGGCGTCGCCAAAGCCGACATCGAGACCATCCGCGGCCGCGCCCACATGCCCGTACTGACGGTATCGGACCGCAACGGGCTGCGTTCGGCACTGCGTTACGAGCGCATGGTCGAGTTGTGCAACGAAGGATTCCGCTGGTTCGACATCCGACGCTGGGGCATTGCCGAAGAGGTGATTTCGGGAACGCTCTACGCTCCGGCATCGGACGGTTCGATGTCGAACGCCATTCCTACGATCGACGAAAACTGGCACGTGACCTACAAGGGCGATACCTTCGACGGAAAGAAGATCAACCTGCGCAAATTCATCGACATGGCCTTCGACCCGATGAAGGACTACCTGTGGCCGATTCCCGAAAGCGAGCGCATCGCCCTGCCGCAGATCACGCAAAACCCCGGCTACGCGGGTTTCGCAGCGGAATAA
- a CDS encoding SusC/RagA family TonB-linked outer membrane protein, with amino-acid sequence MKKLLHPLTRLLLAVGLSAFSVVAFAQKTAVNGIVTDAEGAPLVGATVIVMQNARPEGGGTTTNTEGKFTVNASQGQQLAVSYIGYREATVEVTSKTFYEIALQSDSEQIDDVVVVGYGTQKKVNVTGSVSTIDASTFEKRPVVSASVALQGMAPGVTVTTPSGAPGADGGAIRIRGINSFGGSSTAPLVLIDGIEGSLDSVDPVLIESISILKDAASSSIYGSRAANGVILVTTKRSSTERFTVTYKGTVGWQSPTDLPETVNALEYRELTNAMNLQDGNAPTYDDESMALYRKNMGKDPDLYPNTDWQDAVLTGSGLSHSHTVSLGIGSERVRMLTTLGYVDQNGIIETTDFQRYTFRNNADVKFNDKLSMKLDLSFSNGDRRSSPYQGTIFNYMNTRSADIPNQFSTGLYNGLGLQGNNPVALMLEGGQNKNNTLRLSGAITLTYEPVEWLSLQGMLAPRYATTNKHNWKKPVTTYQDMEGTATLTSTPYATLTESGSRAFYGNYNFLMTFKKNFSGHDLKLILGAERNTYDYKYLSAYRQVFNYPDYDQIDVGEIENMDNSGHRYEWAIQSYFGRLNYNFKERYLLEANLRIDGSSRFSKSNRWGYFPSVSGAWRISEEPFMENAKHILDGLKIRASYGTLGNQNLAGGDAASYYPTTPNLALGHISMNGTPASLVTLNTLANPDIKWETTTMLDVGVDVTLFSKLNITADWYRKNTDDILMKLDIPAGVGLNAPYQNAGKVRNTGWELSIGYNNRWRDFTFGVQANVSDVKNEIVDMRGKTSTSGVLRNQEGYSIGSIYALESLGIIRTQEEADWVNANCPQFKETVQIGDIRYADIDGSNTIDENDKTIVGSTIPRYTYSLNLDFGWKGLRLSMLFQGVGKTDGYLNTYYVMPSNQGGTFRKEHIDFACAANPGGVTPRLTSANKNNWYDSSFWMKSAAYLRLKNIQLGYDLPKSWMRKIGLKSAYVYVNAQNLFTATNFWDGYDPEVGYDGDASGDFDLVKLGSANNYPQVKLVTIGLDLKF; translated from the coding sequence ATGAAAAAACTGCTACACCCGTTAACGAGACTGCTGCTGGCAGTCGGTCTCTCTGCATTCAGTGTAGTCGCATTCGCCCAAAAGACCGCCGTGAACGGAATCGTCACCGATGCGGAAGGGGCGCCGCTGGTCGGAGCGACCGTAATCGTCATGCAGAATGCCCGGCCCGAGGGGGGGGGAACTACGACCAACACCGAAGGTAAATTTACCGTAAACGCCTCCCAAGGCCAACAACTGGCGGTTTCCTACATCGGGTATCGGGAAGCGACCGTAGAGGTCACCTCGAAAACCTTTTACGAGATCGCTCTTCAAAGCGACAGCGAACAGATCGACGATGTCGTCGTCGTCGGTTACGGCACCCAGAAAAAAGTCAACGTCACGGGTTCGGTATCGACGATCGATGCCTCGACCTTCGAAAAGCGTCCGGTCGTTTCGGCATCGGTCGCCTTGCAGGGTATGGCTCCGGGCGTGACCGTCACCACGCCGTCGGGCGCCCCGGGTGCCGACGGTGGTGCCATCCGCATCCGCGGTATCAATTCGTTCGGCGGCAGCTCGACCGCCCCGCTGGTGCTCATCGACGGGATCGAGGGCAGTCTGGACAGCGTCGATCCCGTACTCATCGAATCCATCTCCATCCTCAAAGACGCAGCGTCGTCGTCGATCTACGGTTCGCGCGCGGCCAACGGCGTCATTCTGGTGACGACCAAACGCAGCTCGACCGAACGCTTCACCGTCACCTACAAGGGAACCGTCGGCTGGCAGTCGCCTACCGACCTGCCCGAAACGGTCAACGCACTCGAATACCGCGAGCTGACCAACGCCATGAACCTGCAAGACGGCAACGCCCCGACCTACGACGACGAGTCGATGGCGCTTTACCGCAAGAACATGGGCAAGGATCCCGACCTCTATCCCAATACCGACTGGCAGGATGCCGTCCTCACCGGCTCGGGCCTCTCGCACAGCCACACCGTTTCGCTCGGCATCGGCAGCGAACGCGTGCGGATGCTCACCACGCTGGGCTATGTCGATCAGAACGGTATCATCGAGACTACCGATTTCCAGCGCTACACGTTCCGCAACAACGCCGACGTCAAGTTCAACGACAAGCTGTCGATGAAACTCGATCTCTCGTTCTCGAACGGCGACCGCCGCTCGTCGCCCTACCAGGGAACGATCTTCAACTACATGAACACCCGTTCGGCCGACATCCCCAACCAGTTCTCGACGGGACTCTACAACGGCCTGGGCCTGCAAGGCAACAACCCCGTAGCGCTGATGCTCGAAGGCGGCCAGAACAAGAACAATACACTGCGTCTGTCGGGGGCGATCACGCTGACCTACGAACCGGTCGAATGGCTCTCGCTGCAAGGAATGCTGGCGCCGCGCTACGCGACCACCAACAAACACAACTGGAAGAAGCCCGTCACGACCTATCAGGACATGGAGGGTACGGCCACGCTCACCTCCACTCCCTACGCCACGCTCACCGAATCGGGATCGCGCGCCTTCTACGGCAACTACAACTTCCTGATGACCTTCAAGAAGAATTTCAGCGGCCATGACCTGAAACTCATCCTCGGCGCCGAACGCAACACCTACGACTACAAGTACCTTTCGGCCTACCGACAGGTCTTCAACTACCCCGACTACGATCAGATCGACGTGGGCGAGATCGAGAACATGGACAACAGCGGCCACCGCTACGAATGGGCCATCCAATCCTACTTCGGCCGTCTGAACTACAACTTCAAGGAGCGCTACCTGCTCGAAGCCAACCTGCGTATCGACGGTTCGTCGCGTTTCAGCAAATCCAACCGCTGGGGCTACTTCCCGTCGGTATCGGGCGCCTGGCGCATCTCGGAGGAGCCGTTCATGGAGAACGCCAAGCACATCCTCGACGGGTTGAAAATCCGTGCATCCTACGGAACGCTGGGTAACCAGAACCTCGCCGGCGGCGATGCGGCCAGCTACTATCCCACCACGCCGAACCTCGCGCTGGGGCATATTTCGATGAACGGCACGCCGGCGTCGCTCGTAACGCTCAACACGCTGGCCAACCCCGACATCAAGTGGGAGACCACGACGATGCTCGACGTGGGCGTCGACGTCACGCTCTTCTCGAAACTCAACATCACGGCCGACTGGTACCGCAAGAACACCGACGACATCCTGATGAAACTCGACATTCCGGCCGGCGTGGGTCTGAACGCCCCCTACCAGAACGCCGGCAAGGTACGCAACACCGGCTGGGAACTCAGCATCGGGTACAACAACCGCTGGCGCGACTTCACCTTCGGCGTACAGGCCAACGTCTCGGACGTCAAGAACGAGATCGTCGACATGCGCGGCAAAACCTCGACCAGCGGCGTACTGCGCAATCAGGAGGGCTATTCGATCGGCAGCATCTACGCCCTCGAAAGCCTCGGTATCATCCGCACGCAGGAGGAGGCCGACTGGGTTAACGCCAACTGCCCGCAATTCAAGGAGACGGTTCAGATCGGCGACATCCGTTATGCCGACATCGACGGCAGCAACACGATCGACGAAAACGACAAGACCATCGTCGGCAGCACGATCCCCCGCTACACGTACAGTCTCAATCTCGACTTCGGCTGGAAGGGGCTTCGCCTGAGCATGCTGTTCCAGGGCGTCGGCAAGACGGACGGTTATCTGAACACCTACTACGTCATGCCGAGCAACCAGGGCGGTACGTTCCGCAAGGAGCACATCGACTTCGCCTGCGCCGCGAATCCCGGCGGCGTGACGCCCCGTCTGACGAGCGCCAACAAGAACAACTGGTACGACTCGTCGTTCTGGATGAAGAGCGCCGCCTACCTGCGTCTGAAAAACATCCAGCTCGGCTACGACCTGCCCAAAAGCTGGATGCGCAAGATCGGACTCAAATCGGCCTACGTCTACGTCAACGCGCAGAACCTCTTCACGGCTACCAATTTCTGGGACGGTTACGATCCCGAAGTGGGTTACGACGGCGACGCCAGCGGCGATTTCGACCTCGTCAAACTCGGTTCGGCGAACAACTATCCCCAGGTAAAACTCGTCACGATCGGACTCGATCTCAAATTCTAA
- a CDS encoding phosphatase PAP2 family protein yields the protein MIPLYTFDHALFLALNFDGGPVMDRLMTLVSGTAMWLPLYALILWLVWRREGWRRTLLFAAAIVLAIVLADMAAGIFKHSGPLKGLWADFPPRWRPMFTPSLEGLEIAPDTLMRWRFEGHATPGIVHVPEGALGGKFGTVSSHAATVVALLVLSAAEIRRRWFTFLMVAATLLICYSRIYLAKHFPVDLLLGAAVGALTGWAMLRVYRCIGRIRRPPLPEKRRRRA from the coding sequence ATGATTCCGCTCTACACCTTCGACCACGCGCTCTTCCTGGCGCTCAATTTCGACGGCGGCCCCGTGATGGACCGTCTGATGACCCTCGTTTCGGGCACCGCGATGTGGCTGCCGCTCTATGCGTTGATTCTCTGGCTCGTCTGGCGGCGGGAAGGGTGGCGCCGCACGCTGCTCTTCGCCGCGGCGATCGTGCTGGCGATCGTGCTGGCGGACATGGCGGCCGGCATCTTCAAGCATTCCGGCCCGCTCAAAGGGCTGTGGGCCGATTTCCCGCCCCGCTGGCGGCCGATGTTCACCCCCTCGCTCGAAGGGTTGGAGATCGCACCCGACACACTGATGCGCTGGCGTTTCGAAGGCCATGCGACGCCCGGCATCGTCCACGTCCCCGAAGGGGCGCTGGGCGGGAAATTCGGCACCGTGTCGTCGCACGCCGCCACCGTCGTGGCACTGCTGGTGCTTTCGGCAGCGGAGATCCGCCGACGGTGGTTCACGTTCCTGATGGTCGCGGCGACGCTGCTGATCTGTTATTCGCGCATCTATCTGGCCAAGCACTTCCCCGTCGACCTGCTGCTGGGAGCGGCCGTAGGGGCGCTCACCGGCTGGGCGATGCTGCGGGTATACCGCTGCATCGGGCGGATCCGCCGGCCGCCCCTCCCGGAAAAGAGGCGGAGGCGGGCATAA
- the lysS gene encoding lysine--tRNA ligase → MAIELSEQEQLRRQSLAALRELGIDPYPAARFDVTATAREILDGYDEAKGNFADVRIAGRIMSRRIMGSVSFFELQDHTGRIQVYIRRDDICPEGDPTLYNTVFKKLLDIGDFVGIEGFAFVTKTGETSVHCRRLTVISKSLRPLPVVKEKDGQTFDAFTDPEVRYRQRYVDLAVNPQVREVFVKRSKIMAAMREFFNAKGYLEVETPILQPIPGGASARPFITHHNSLDVDLYLRIATELYLKKLIVGGFEGVYEFGKNFRNEGMDRTHNPEFTCMEIYVAYKDYLWMMEFTEQMLEHVALAANGTTDLTIDGKAVSFKAPFRRVTMTEAIREKTGYDITGQSEEQLREACRRLGVEVDETMGKGKLIDAIFGQYCEEELIQPTFVCDYPIEMSPLCKRHRDNPDLTERFELFVNGKELCNAYSELNDPIDQLERFQEQLRLLEKGDDEAMFIDMDFVRALEYGMPSCSGMGIGIDRLTMFLTGQSSIQDVLFFPQMRPEKKVQRDPDEAYAAIGVPAEWIPVIQKMGYLTVDALRKLPAGKFFNDLCGFNKKNKLGLKAPSIEEVKAWCAPAAE, encoded by the coding sequence ATGGCAATCGAACTCAGCGAACAGGAGCAACTGCGCCGCCAGTCGCTGGCCGCACTGCGGGAACTGGGCATCGACCCCTACCCCGCCGCACGCTTCGACGTCACGGCCACGGCACGGGAAATTCTCGACGGATACGACGAGGCGAAGGGGAATTTCGCCGACGTGCGCATCGCCGGCCGCATCATGTCGCGCCGCATCATGGGCAGCGTCTCGTTCTTCGAATTGCAGGATCACACGGGCCGCATCCAGGTTTACATCCGCCGCGACGACATCTGCCCCGAGGGCGACCCGACGCTCTACAACACCGTCTTCAAGAAACTGCTCGACATCGGCGATTTCGTGGGGATCGAGGGCTTCGCCTTCGTCACCAAGACGGGCGAAACGTCGGTACACTGCCGGCGGCTGACCGTCATCTCCAAGTCGCTGCGGCCGCTGCCGGTAGTCAAGGAGAAGGACGGGCAGACGTTCGACGCCTTCACCGATCCCGAAGTGCGCTACCGCCAGCGTTATGTCGATCTGGCGGTCAACCCGCAGGTGCGCGAAGTCTTCGTCAAGCGCTCGAAGATCATGGCGGCCATGCGCGAGTTCTTCAACGCGAAGGGGTATCTCGAAGTCGAAACGCCGATTCTGCAACCCATTCCGGGCGGCGCCTCGGCGCGGCCGTTCATCACGCACCACAACTCGCTCGACGTCGACCTCTACCTTCGCATCGCCACGGAGCTCTACCTCAAAAAACTCATCGTGGGCGGTTTCGAAGGGGTCTACGAGTTCGGCAAGAACTTCCGCAACGAGGGCATGGACCGCACGCACAACCCCGAATTCACCTGCATGGAGATCTACGTCGCCTACAAGGACTACCTGTGGATGATGGAGTTCACCGAGCAGATGCTCGAACATGTGGCGCTGGCCGCCAACGGGACGACCGACCTTACGATCGACGGCAAGGCCGTCTCGTTCAAGGCGCCGTTCCGCCGCGTGACGATGACCGAAGCCATCCGCGAAAAGACCGGCTACGACATCACCGGCCAGTCCGAGGAGCAGCTGCGCGAAGCGTGCAGGCGGCTGGGCGTCGAAGTCGACGAGACGATGGGCAAAGGCAAGCTCATCGACGCCATCTTCGGCCAGTACTGCGAGGAGGAGCTCATCCAGCCGACGTTCGTCTGCGACTATCCGATCGAGATGTCGCCCCTGTGCAAGCGCCACCGCGACAACCCCGATCTGACGGAGCGGTTCGAACTCTTCGTCAACGGCAAGGAGCTGTGCAACGCCTACTCGGAGCTGAACGATCCGATCGACCAGCTGGAACGTTTTCAGGAACAGCTGCGGCTGTTGGAGAAGGGCGACGACGAGGCGATGTTCATCGACATGGATTTCGTGCGCGCTCTGGAATACGGTATGCCGTCGTGTTCGGGCATGGGCATCGGAATCGATCGCCTGACGATGTTCCTCACCGGACAGTCGTCGATTCAGGACGTGCTCTTCTTCCCGCAGATGCGCCCCGAAAAGAAGGTGCAGCGCGACCCCGACGAAGCCTACGCCGCCATCGGCGTGCCGGCCGAGTGGATTCCCGTCATTCAGAAGATGGGCTACCTGACCGTCGACGCGCTGCGCAAGCTGCCGGCAGGGAAGTTTTTCAACGATCTGTGCGGCTTCAACAAAAAGAACAAACTGGGACTGAAAGCCCCCTCGATCGAGGAGGTGAAGGCTTGGTGCGCCCCCGCCGCAGAATAA
- a CDS encoding calcineurin-like phosphoesterase C-terminal domain-containing protein, giving the protein MTSILKYLNRALLVLLLAAFAACSDNEGGNESNGNGDDGNTETPADGDTYGYIKDTNGNSVEGVVVSDGYSCTATDAEGRYALTRNADAGFVFYSLPSAYKVSVDKTYKLPRFFARLQAGTARYDFTLEALAAPEKRFDLICIGDPQINEASHAVRFKEEAGREIREYAASAGVPCYGITLGDHVNNKWTLFTNMVVALQPEQTGVPVFATIGNHDHEFPTADEKAARAKYESYFGPVDYSFNRGDVHVVSMDNVIHSCKASADYEGGFTAAQYAWLKQDLSFVPKDKMVILCVHIPFRGGWGTNSAHADADKYYDEVLDLLSQYEYAAIMSAHTHSNINYIHRKNGKEIFEHVTGTTCGAWWRSTVCTEGTPIGFGLYRIDGNRMEEWAYRSVRHDEQFQIRLYRASDTFVGGAKYRFKQTGADQIVANIWNWDPSWTVNVYENDVLSGQMTRNSDIDAWTVAYHIGLLNNTDSYRKSSDHMFHYTLKNPAAAVRVEAIDRFGNKYEQTVFTDPAEHPGDFHADF; this is encoded by the coding sequence ATGACTTCGATACTGAAATACCTGAACCGCGCATTGCTCGTGCTGCTGCTCGCCGCTTTCGCCGCCTGCTCAGACAACGAGGGCGGAAACGAATCGAACGGCAATGGCGACGACGGCAATACCGAAACGCCCGCCGACGGCGACACCTACGGCTACATCAAGGATACGAACGGCAATTCCGTCGAAGGGGTGGTCGTAAGCGACGGATACTCCTGTACGGCCACCGACGCCGAAGGGCGTTACGCACTCACGCGCAACGCCGACGCGGGCTTCGTCTTCTATTCGCTGCCGTCGGCTTACAAGGTGAGCGTCGACAAGACCTACAAACTCCCCCGCTTCTTCGCCCGGCTCCAAGCCGGAACGGCGCGCTACGACTTCACGCTCGAAGCGCTCGCCGCACCCGAAAAGCGGTTCGACCTGATCTGCATCGGCGATCCCCAGATCAACGAGGCGTCGCATGCCGTGCGTTTCAAGGAGGAGGCCGGAAGAGAGATCCGCGAATATGCGGCCTCGGCCGGCGTTCCCTGCTACGGCATCACGCTGGGCGACCACGTCAACAACAAATGGACGCTGTTCACCAACATGGTCGTCGCCCTGCAACCGGAGCAGACGGGAGTGCCCGTCTTCGCCACGATCGGAAACCACGACCACGAATTCCCGACGGCCGACGAAAAGGCGGCACGGGCGAAATACGAGAGTTATTTCGGGCCGGTCGACTACTCGTTCAACCGCGGCGACGTACACGTGGTCTCGATGGACAACGTCATCCACAGCTGCAAGGCCAGCGCCGACTACGAAGGCGGATTCACCGCCGCACAGTACGCGTGGCTCAAACAGGATCTGAGTTTCGTGCCGAAGGACAAGATGGTGATCCTCTGCGTACATATTCCGTTCCGCGGCGGCTGGGGCACGAACAGCGCGCACGCCGATGCGGACAAATACTACGACGAGGTGCTGGATCTGCTGTCGCAGTACGAATATGCGGCGATCATGTCGGCCCACACCCACTCGAACATCAACTACATCCACCGAAAGAACGGCAAGGAGATCTTCGAGCATGTCACGGGCACCACATGCGGCGCATGGTGGCGTTCGACCGTCTGCACCGAGGGTACGCCCATCGGATTCGGCCTCTACCGGATCGACGGCAACCGCATGGAGGAGTGGGCCTACCGTTCGGTTCGTCACGACGAACAGTTCCAGATCCGCCTCTACCGCGCCTCCGACACCTTCGTCGGCGGTGCCAAATACCGTTTCAAACAGACGGGCGCCGACCAGATCGTAGCCAACATCTGGAACTGGGATCCCTCGTGGACGGTCAACGTCTACGAAAACGACGTACTGAGCGGCCAGATGACACGCAACTCCGACATCGACGCATGGACCGTAGCCTACCATATCGGGTTGCTGAACAACACGGACAGCTACCGCAAGTCGTCCGACCACATGTTCCACTACACGCTCAAAAACCCCGCTGCGGCCGTGCGCGTCGAGGCGATCGACCGCTTCGGCAACAAGTACGAACAGACGGTCTTCACCGATCCGGCGGAGCACCCCGGCGATTTCCATGCCGATTTCTAA
- the tpiA gene encoding triose-phosphate isomerase, with protein sequence MRKKIVAGNWKMNTLPAEGVELAKQVAAGKHTVCDCVSFIVCPPFTHLSEVSKTLEGTGIAVGAQNCAAEAKGAYTGEVAASMIAALGCKYVILGHSERRQYYGETSGTLNRKMEQAYANNLVPIYCVGENLDEREAGKHFDVVKAQIEEVVYNLTPEQFGKLVIAYEPVWAIGTGKTATAEQAQEIHAYIRKVLAAKFGAAAEECPILYGGSCKPSNAAEIFAKEDVDGGLIGGAALKAEDFLAIGKGFAK encoded by the coding sequence ATGAGAAAGAAGATCGTAGCAGGCAACTGGAAAATGAATACCCTGCCTGCCGAAGGCGTAGAACTGGCCAAGCAGGTCGCAGCAGGCAAGCACACCGTATGCGACTGCGTGTCGTTCATCGTATGTCCTCCCTTCACGCACCTGTCGGAGGTGAGCAAGACGCTCGAAGGGACGGGAATCGCCGTCGGCGCCCAGAACTGCGCCGCCGAGGCCAAAGGGGCCTACACGGGCGAAGTAGCCGCGTCGATGATCGCGGCGCTGGGCTGCAAGTACGTGATCCTGGGCCACTCGGAGCGCCGCCAGTACTACGGAGAGACCTCCGGGACGCTCAACCGCAAGATGGAGCAGGCCTATGCCAACAACCTCGTTCCGATCTACTGCGTAGGCGAGAACCTCGACGAACGCGAGGCCGGCAAACATTTCGACGTGGTGAAGGCGCAGATCGAAGAGGTGGTTTACAACCTCACGCCGGAACAGTTCGGCAAGCTGGTCATCGCCTACGAACCCGTATGGGCCATCGGCACGGGCAAGACCGCGACGGCCGAGCAGGCGCAGGAGATCCACGCCTACATCCGCAAGGTGCTGGCCGCCAAGTTCGGCGCAGCGGCCGAGGAGTGCCCGATCCTCTACGGCGGGTCGTGCAAACCGTCCAACGCAGCCGAGATCTTCGCCAAGGAGGACGTCGACGGAGGTCTGATCGGCGGCGCAGCGCTCAAAGCCGAAGATTTTCTGGCCATCGGCAAGGGCTTCGCGAAGTAG